From Panicum hallii strain FIL2 chromosome 2, PHallii_v3.1, whole genome shotgun sequence, a single genomic window includes:
- the LOC112882616 gene encoding syntaxin-132-like: protein MNNLLTDSFESDEKPERERDVEMGNRNPKDNSDYGLKDFFEEVKDIEMLLDKMSNIVHKLQEANEESKAVTKAPAMKAIKGRMEKDIDEVGKIARNVKVKLEQMDRNNLENRKKPGCGKGTSVDRSRMSMTIALKKKLKERMNDFQNLRQAIQEEYREVVERRIFTVTGTKPSEEVIDRLIETGSSEQIFERAIQGTGRGQILATVEEIQERHDAVMEIEKRLMELQQIFADMAALVDAQGEILDNIENQVQNAVNHVVTGTEALRSAKSLQKKSRKCMMIAIILLLIIAVIIVLSILKPWAK from the exons ATGAACAATCTTCTCACG GATTCCTTTGAAAGCGACGAGAAGCCGGAAAGGGAGAGGGACGTTGAGATGGGGAATCGAAATCCGAAGGACAACTCGGATTATGGTCTCAAAGACTTCTTCGAAGAG GTCAAAGATATCGAAATGCTTTTGGATAAGATGTCCAACATAGTTCACAAGCTTCAG GAAGCTAATGAGGAGTCAAAGGCAGTCACTAAGGCGCCTGCAATGAAAG CGATCAAAGGGCGCATGGAGAAAGACATTGATGAAGTAGGGAAGATCGCACGCAACGTAAAAGTGAAGTTGGAACAAATGGACAGAAAT AATCTTGAGAACAGAAAGAAGCCAGGGTGTGGGAAGGGCACGAGTGTAGATCGATCAAGGATGTCAATGACCAT TGCATTGAAGAAGAAGCTGAAAGAAAGAATGAATGATTTCCAG AATCTAAGGCAAGCCATACAAGAAGAGTACCGAGAAGTTGTAGAGAGGAGGATTTTCACAG TCACCGGAACAAAGCCTTCTGAAGAG GTGATCGACCGCCTCATTGAGACTGGCAGCAGTGAGCAGATCTTCGAGAGAGCAATTCAAGGGACTGGCCGAGGGCAG ATTCTTGCAACAGTTGAAGAAATTCAGGAACGTCATGATGCAGTCATGGAGATTGAGAAAAGACTTATGGAACTGCAACAG ATTTTCGCAGACATGGCAGCACTCGTTGATGCACAAGGAGAGATTCTAGACAATATAGAGAATCAG GTTCAAAATGCTGTGAACCATGTGGTTACTGGTACTGAAGCTCTACGAAGCGCAAAGAGCCTGCAGAAGAAATCGAGAAAGTGCATGATGATTGCAATTATCCTTCTGCTGATAATTGCTGTCATCATTGTCCTTTCCATTTTAAAGCCTTGGGCTAAGTAA
- the LOC112883300 gene encoding isocitrate lyase — translation MASPFSVPSLIMEEEGRFEAEVAEVESWWGTERFRLTKRPYAARDVVLLRGTLRQSYASGEMARKLWRTLRAHQAAGTASRTFGALDPVQVTMMAKHLDTIYVSGWQCSSTHTSTNEPGPDLADYPYDTVPNKVEHLFFAQLYHDRKQREARMSLPRAERARTPYVDYLKPIIADGDTGFGGATATVKLCKLFVERGAAGVHLEDQSSVTKKCGHMAGKVLVAVSEHVNRLVAARLQFDVMGVETVLVARTDAVAATLIQTNVDARDHQFILGATNPRLKGRSLAAVLSDGMAAGKNGRELQAIEDEWLAAAQLKTFSDCIRDAIAGLSATDQEKQRRLQEWDSATSYDKCVSNEEARDIAARLGVTSVFWDWDLPRTREGFYRFRGSVAAAVVRGRAFAPHADVLWMETSSPNVAECTAFAEGVKAAHPEAMLAYNLSPSFNWDASGMTDGEMSAFIPRVARLGYVWQFITLAGFHADALVTDTFARDFARRGMLAYVERIQRVERINGVETLEHQKWSGANFYDRVLKTVQGGISSTAAMGKGVTEEQFKDSYPATGTGGSGSLQVVAKSRI, via the exons ATGGCGTCGCCGTTCTCCGTGCCCTCCTTG ATCATGGAGGAGGAAGGGCGGTTCGaggcggaggtggcggaggtggaGTCGTGGTGGGGCACGGAGCGCTTCCGGCTCACCAAGCGCCCCTACGCCGCCCGCGACGTCGTCCTCCTCCGCGGCACTCTCCGCCAGAGCTACGCCTCGGGGGAGATGGCCAGGAAGCTGTGGCGCACGCTCAGGGCGCACCAGGCCGCTGGCACCGCCTCCCGCACCTTCGGCGCGCTCGACCCCGTCCAGGTCACCATGATGGCCAAGCACCTCGACACCATCTACGTCTCCGGCTGGCAGTGCTCCTCCACCCACACCTCCACCAACGAGCCCGGCCCGGATCTCGCCGACTACCCCTACGACACCGTGCCCAACAAGGTGGAGCACCTCTTCTTCGCGCAGCTCTACCACGACCGCAAGCAGCGGGAGGCGCGCATGTCGCTGCCCCGCGCCGAGCGCGCGCGGACGCCCTACGTCGACTACCTCAAGCCCATCATCGCCGACGGCGACACCGGGTTCGGCGGCGCCACGGCCACGGTCAAGCTCTGCAAGCTCTTCGTCGAGCGCGGGGCGGCAGGTGTCCACCTCGAGGACCAGTCGTCGGTGACCAAGAAGTGTGGCCACATGGCGGGCAAGGTGCTAGTCGCCGTCTCCGAGCACGTCAACCGCCTCGTCGCCGCGCGGCTCCAGTTCGACGTCATGGGCGTCGAGACCGTCCTCGTCGCGCGCAccgacgccgtcgccgccacgcTCATCCAGACCAACGTCGACGCGCGCGACCACCAGTTCATCCTCGGCGCCACCAACCCGCGCCTCAAGGGACGGAGCCTCGCCGCCGTGCTCTCCGACGGCATGGCGGCCGGCAAGAACGGCCGGGAGCTCCAGGCCATCGAGGACGAGTGGCTCGCCGCGGCGCAGCTCAAGACCTTCTCCGACTGCATCCGGGACGCCATCGCGGGGCTCAGCGCCACCGACCAGGAGAAGCAGCGCAGGCTCCAGGAGTGGGACAGCGCCACCAGCTACGACAAGTGCGTGTCCAACGAGGAGGCGCGCGACAtcgcggcgcggctcggcgtcACGTCCGTGTTCTGGGACTGGGACCTGCCGCGGACCAGGGAAGGGTTCTACCGCTTCCGGGGCTCCGTGGCGGCCGCCGTGGTCCGCGGCCGCGCCTTCGCGCCGCACGCCGACGTGCTCTGGATGGAGACGTCGAGCCCCAACGTGGCCGAGTGCACGGCCTTCGCCGAGGGCGTCAAGGCGGCGCACCCGGAGGCGATGCTGGCCTACAACCTCTCGCCGTCCTTCAACTGGGACGCGTCCGGGATGACGGACGGCGAGATGTCGGCGTTCATCCCGCGCGTCGCGCGCCTCGGCTACGTCTGGCAGTTCATCACGCTCGCCGGCTTCCACGCCGACGCGCTCGTCACGGACACGTTCGCCCGGGACTTCGCGCGGCGCGGCATGCTGGCGTACGTGGAGAGGATCCAGCGGGTGGAGAGGATCAACGGGGTGGAGACGCTGGAGCACCAGAAGTGGTCGGGCGCCAACTTCTATGACAGGGTGCTCAAGACCGTGCAGGGCGGCATCTCCTCGACCGCTGCCATGGGCAAAG GAGTAACTGAAGAGCAGTTCAAGGACTCGTATCCTGCAACTGGAACTGGTGGTAGTGGCAGCCTTCAAGTTGTCGCCAAATCCAGGATTTGA
- the LOC112881800 gene encoding probable xyloglucan endotransglucosylase/hydrolase protein 8: MGSRRRDLLALAAAAAALLLSCSFRGASASSFGDNFEITGAEDHVKTSADGQTWYLYLDNKTGVGFQTKERYLFGWFSMKLKLVGNDSAGVVTAYYMCSDVDAAPQRDELDFEFLGNRTGQPYIIQTNVYHNGVGGREMRHSLWFDPTADFHTYAILWNAKHIVFFVDKVPIRVYPNDASKPGGNAFFPVAKPMYIFSSIWNADDWATRGGLEKTDWAKAPFVSSYRDFAADACAWPTEPGAPSPPACAAATGDSWWDQPPAWALDEAQRMDNAWVARNVLIYDYCDDRKRFPAPPEECALRGAGTAS, translated from the exons ATGGGATCGCGGCGGCGTGACCTtctcgccctcgccgccgccgccgcggcgctgctGCTGTCTTGCTCTTTCCGCGGCGCGTCCGCGTCGTCGTTCGGCGACAACTTCGAGATCACGGGCGCGGAGGACCACGTCAAGACCTCCGCCGACGGCCAGACCTGGTACCTCTACCTCGACAACAAGACAG GCGTCGGGTTCCAGACGAAGGAGCGCTACCTCTTCGGGTGGTTCAGCATGAAGCTCAAGCTCGTCGGCAACGACTCCGCCGGCGTCGTCACCGCCTACTAC ATGTGCTCCGACGTCGACGCCGCCCCGCAGCGCGACGAGCTGGACTTCGAGTTCCTGGGCAACCGGACGGGGCAGCCCTACATCATCCAGACCAACGTGTACCACAACGGCGTCGGCGGCCGGGAGATGCGCCACTCGCTCTGGTTCGACCCCACCGCCGACTTCCACACCTACGCCATCCTCTGGAACGCCAAGCACATCGT GTTCTTCGTGGACAAGGTGCCGATCCGGGTGTACCCGAACGACGCGAGCAAGCCGGGCGGCAACGCCTTCTTCCCGGTGGCGAAGCCCATGTACATCTTCTCCAGCATCTGGAACGCCGACGACTGGGCGACGCGGGGCGGGCTGGAGAAGACGGACTGGGCCAAGGCGCCCTTCGTGTCGTCGTACCGCGACTTCGCCGCCGACGCCTGCGCGTGGCCGACGGAGCCCggcgcgccgtcgccgccggcatGCGCGGCGGCGACCGGGGACAGCTGGTGGGACCAGCCGCCCGCGTGGGCGCTGGACGAGGCGCAGCGGATGGACAACGCCTGGGTCGCCCGCAACGTGCTCATCTACGACTACTGCGACGACCGCAAGCGGTtccccgcgccgcccgaggAGTGCGCGCTCCGGGGCGCCGGCACCGCCTCGTGA
- the LOC112879837 gene encoding protein translation factor SUI1 homolog, with amino-acid sequence MSDLDIQIPTAFDPFAEANAGDSGAAAGSKDYVHVRIQQRNGRKSLTTVQGLKKEFSYSKILKDLKKEFCCNGTVVQDPELGQVIQLQGDQRKNVSNFLVQAGIVKKEHIKIHGF; translated from the exons ATGTCTGATCTTGACATTCAGATCCCAACTGCCTTCG ATCCCTTTGCTGAGGCCAATGCTGGGGACTCTGGTGCGGCAGCAGGATCAAAGGACTACGTTCATGTACGCATCCAGCAGCGTAATGGTCGCAAGAGTCTGACTACTGTCCAGGGATTGAAGAAGGAATTCAGCTACAGCAAGATCCTAAAAGATCTCAAGAAAGAGTTCTGCTGCAATGGTACAGTGGTCCAGGACCCAGAGCTTGGACAG GTCATTCAACTCCAGGGTGATCAGAGGAAGAACGTCTCAAATTTCCTTGTCCAG GCCGGCATTGTGAAGAAGGAACATATCAAGATTCATGGTTTCTGA